The Eriocheir sinensis breed Jianghai 21 chromosome 28, ASM2467909v1, whole genome shotgun sequence region AGGCATTTAATCTTTGTACCTGGAATATCTTCAAAGTTAAGATTCTCAATAATTACACACAAACCTGTATTTCTATTGATATTTAATGGGATTACTTTGGAAATAGAGGCAGACAAGTATTGACAAGGTATCCATTGCAGTAGTTCAGTGCCGATGTCTTTCCTCGTCCTCCGTGAGACTGAGCTTCCTCCTCCAGGTCAGCTTTTGTGCTCCTGTGCCGGATGTTGGTGTTACTGTGCTGCACCAGCtgtttctccattcttcctcagCTTTGAATTATGCCATCTCAGTGTGTAAATAACATTAGTTTTTATTTAGTAGTGTTAATTTATATGTTATAATGCAATGAgcttttatgtaattttgtatgtatgtatatcaagAAGtaaattatatttattttttttatgtactcTTCATAGGTCTTAAAGCAGACAAGTGTGGTAAGACCTCTCTCTACCTAAGATCTTCATGTATTACGAGCCAAATTTTGATGTCAAGTACTAAAAAGAGTTACAAATTACTGAATGGTTTATTTATCTAGAATACCTACCATATGACTTCCTATTGAATATTCCTCAATCTTCTCATCCAGCAGTCATAACTGTATACTTATTATTGATCTTTATATGATTgccttatctatttttttgtctgcttCAATGAAGCCTTTGCCTCCACATTTCTTGTCACACAGCAGTAGCTTAATGAGCACAGTGGAGAGTAGTGTTGGGTTGTGGCAAAATTAGCTCAACACATTTTGTAATCAACACATCACTAGAGATGAAGAAATATCCTGATGCTCCAGCCACCTCTACAACAGATCCACCTGTACTTTAGAACATGATAACTTACGGGTACCACATTCACCTCCATCCAAGTGAATAAGTTATATCATCCATGTTGATAAATGTATTTATTTTGTGCCACTGGGAGTGTACTTCATGAAATTTATGCAGCCACTTAGAAATTTAAAAGTTTAGAGAAACCAGCAAAGTAGGCAACAATAAATATATTGAAATTCTATACATCAGTATAAATTACAAGTAAAAAATGGAATACACTctgtccatcatcatcatttcgtttaacgtccgttttcactcttcatgAGCGGTTGGACGGTTTATGGCTCGTAAATCGAGCCATTTTTAGTTATTGGCGCAAGATTTTCCAGGTGCATGCCCTTGCAAACCCAACCACCTATTTTAAGTGGTGGCCCTAGCCTTTGCCTGAACGAAAGAGGCAAACCCTAAAAGGCAGCAGGTTCACCAGGCTATGAGGTTTACCACCTGCTATTTCACCCATAGTTGGGACTGGATGGCCATTGACTCTGATAATCATGAGTTCATCTGCCCTTAGAATGGTCTTGTTTTTAATCCACCTGGGggtccagcacaccctcctcactggtcCAAAACAAAACCAGTGGGTTTAGTCGCCGACTACCCGACCATGCGGCTGGTTGTACTGGGTTACATGTTACCAGTGCCAGAGCATTGTCTTAACTGCCCTGACCAGACATACACACTCTGTCCCATCATGAAAACTCTATGCCAGGGAAGTGGCCAGAGCAGAAGTCTCTAATTCTGTTGATCTATTTCATTGGTGGTCTCCCCTGATAGCATTTCCCTTAATCTTGCTCCCTTACACTCttcataattttttctcattcacTCTTATCACAGGTCCAAGCCACCTCAGtgccacgcttcacccactcaaCCACTGTCTACTCCCTTTACTGTTACACTCCTACAAATCTTCTTTGCCTTATTCATCACATTTTGGACATTGAGTATATTTATAAACTTTGGAGAGTATTGTGAAACAACCTTTAATATGCTGATGTCAAACAAGCTTCTTTGAAACTAAGGCAAACATAGAATACTTTAAAAACAAacaatttttatacaaaacagtgcatTTCTTGTTGAACACAAAAGTTTGCTCTCTAAGAATCCGTTTCCCAAAAATCAAAGTCAAACTACTTTGTCATGTATGCCTTGAAAAGCTTTGTATATATTAACTGAATAGTCAGCCATATGCACATGTACACATGTGGCTTACAACTAAAATGATGACAGCAGTGAAGGAAGACATAATAATGTCTAGTATCATTGGCCAAACCCTGTGGACAGACTCCTGAGAAAGCTAGGCAAGTACATACTACATTTTTTATGCATAATTAACTACATTTAActatatttttatgcataattaccatcataaatataaataaattatcTCATATATAATCCTTTACTACAGATTTTTTTAACTACAGCATGCAGCCACACCTCTCAACAGTCCTGATCTGTATCACTATTTGGTTTGAGATGATTCAGGTTACTTACAAATTCTAAATTTGTAACTTAAGTTACTTAAGAGCACCAGGAAGTACCACAGGTTTTGAAATCTAACACTAAAAGCAAACTACAAGTTCACACTAGCACAGGATATATACGTAAATAAAAATCTATGTACAAATTAAAATAATAGGGGTGAATTTGATATTCCTGCTTTTGTTTAACTAATTTCAACAGTGATAGAATTAATGATAAGCAcccatttatttaaaattaaactATTATTCTTAAAAATGTAACAACATGAGGCATTTTGTATAACAAGGATTTTATCTTAACAGGTATTCTCTAATGTTACTTGATCAATTAAAATTCAAATAGATGTAACAGTCTAACATGTAACACACAACTGTCAATAATTTAGACttcacctcatcatcatctttagttCATTGCTCTGCCGCGGGTTTCAATGGGTAGCATCAGGGCTGCGGCGATGGCCAGGATTGCCACAATGCCATAAGTTGCTGTGGCCAAGTGTATAGAGGTGCGTGTGAGGACCTGTGCCACAACAGGGGTGAGCATGGCACCAAACCGAGCCATTCCAGAGCACGTACCAACACCCACTGCTCGCAGGGATGTAGGGTACACCTGGGATCAAATAGTCAtttaaatatacatagaaaaaagtataattataatatttataatatttatttatttcatggtATCCCTGTTTGCTATCCCTATCCTCCCATGGACTCTTATCTATAgtgtaatatgtattttgttaacaTCATGACACAGCTGTAATCTTGAATTTATAATGTTCATTAAATCAAGAAACACACTCACTTCAGGAGTGTAGACATATGCTGCTTGGAAGACTCCCGAGATGATGCCGCGCGCCACAAACAGAATGAAGGTCAGCCAGCCACGGCTGTCAGGAACACCACACAAATCATTGCCTGCCCCTCAGACAGCCAACATGTATGCCACAGTTTCAAAACATTCCTTTTAGAtgctttacctttttcctttcatattcaaGAAAGAAGTATTCCATTACATAGAAATGAAATGTTATAATACTACTGAAATCATCTTCTGCAGGTATTTccatatatattaatatatgtgCAAAAAGAAATTGCAGGATATTTTGAATTTTTAGATTACTTTTATTACTGCAACTTTCAAAGAAAGATCATCATTCATTCTTCATACAAAAGTGTGAACATTCAGTCTTTGGTATAGAAAAAAAGGCTCACCTTGAAGTacaaatgaagaggaagatgatggaaacaacaaacaccacaaactCAAGTGCTATTGTTGTTTTTCTGCCTAAACGCTCAATGACCAGGATGGTGAAGAAGATCCCTGCAGAGATTACAGTCCTTTGATTATCCATATACTATTTGCAGTGTACATGTATAAGTACAAAGACGAGAACTGTTCAAAAGTCTTTACTGAAATTATAAGTAAGTTTTAAAGGGCTTTTGGTAGATAAGAAGACCCTGGCAGTCTTCACACACTCACCTGGGAACTCTGCCAGGGTTGTCCAGAGAAGGTCCAGGTAATCTTGGGAGCTAAGTGGCCTGCAGTTGGCGGTGCAGGTGTAGGATTCATCTGTTCCGGACAATGAGCAAAGGCTGCCCTCTGGTGCCTCAAATAGCTCGGTAGTCATTAGAACGACTCCGTAGTAGCAGAAGGCACATGAGGCCCTGCAACATAAGCACATGATTGAGAGGGGTTTTATAAATCAAATATATTAGTGCACTTTATCTGCAAAAGTCAGATTAAGGTATGCTTTATTTATATGTTCCTAGATATGCATGTTCATATAAATTGAACTACTTTAAGCAGTTTCCTCTAGTGTTCCCTTTGCATTGGCAATGCCCAGTGCTTCAGGATGCTCATAAAGATGCAGTTTACTGGATTTTTATATACATGCATTTGCAATGTAACCTAAACTGAAAATAAATCATCTGCCACGAcaggactgaaaaaaaaaaaaaggtgtttgaagTAGAGGCTGCAGCAAATACTGAACTTTACCAGATGAaccagaggaggagggtggtccACTTGAGATCCTGTACCAGTAGATCTTTGATGCGGCCACGGTTCATCTGTGCCACATCATCCACAATGAGGCGGCCGAGCAACATTGGCTTGCctgtagaggaaaggaggaagtgttgATGAATACAGGAGTCTACAGTCTGATGTACAAAAGTGGTTTTCTGTGCACTTTTCTTTGTCTGAACATTTTGccaggaaagaagaatagaatgcAAGAGAGACATGAAGTGCACAAAATAAGATCATGCAGTGCACTGACGCAACCCTTACCGTTTTCCTCTGCTATCTTCTTCAGGGTTGCCAGTGCCTTTTCAGAGTCCCCAGAGGTAGCATCAAAGCGAGCACTCTCAGGAAGCCACTGCATGTTTAAAAATCTGGATCAATTAAacccaaatacacacataatGGAACTGAATGAGTAAAAAATTAATGGATATAATAATGGAAACTCGTAAAGATAAAATTCAGAAAGTCTTGGAGAGTGGTAGACATTGGAATACATTGAAAGCTTACTTCACACACGATGATAAAGAGAACAAGTGGGATGATGGAGAGTGCCAGCAAGCCATTCCAACCCAAGTCCGGCATGACCCAGAGTGCCAGGATCACCTCAGCACAGGCTCCCATCGCCCAGAAACACTGAAATGGAACACAATACCCTTTGCTATGGTGCTGCCCTTGTAATTTTTGTTTGTGTAAATCTAAGGAAAGAATTTACTCTGCTGTAATTATATGATAAATGAATTTGGAAGGAGATAAGGTAACTACACAAAGTTTTAATATGTAATAAATCAAAACTGACCAATGATTTAAACGGATTCATCAACTTGGTTTTCTTTTATCTTAATGATTGTCAAAAAAAGCAACTCACATCGAGAAGAACGACACACTTGCCCCTCTGGTGTGTAGGAAGAAACTCGGCATACAATGTAACACTGAAAAGAAGTCACATGAGCAATTAGCTCAGATAATATACCTACATCCTACCTTCATGCTCCTTCAAGTTCAACctcaaagcatttcatcaagaaTCCTAACAAAAAACTCACGACTGAGGGACGCAGCCAATGGCAAAGCCCACAAGCCCTCGCAGCAGCACAATCCAGCTGTAGGTTGGGGCAAAAGCACTCAGGAGGCCCCAGTAGGCTAGCATTATCGCTGACAGCCTCAGGGAGCGCTTCCTCCCATATTTGTCAGACAGATGGCCCCAAAAGGCAGAGCTTAGCATCATACCTGCCAGTGGGGTGTGAGGGAAGAACGTTACTGGCAAAATGAGTTAAAAAAATGTCTTAATAAAAGCAGTGCACAtgtgttgtatgaaaatataaatgaaatgtaGGAGGTTTCACTGTGTACTTCTAGGCAATGAATATGTAAGGAGATCCCCCGGGGCCCTGCACTGACCAATAAAGACAGCGGTGGTGAGGAAGGCCTGTCGCCACTCTGAGAGGTGCCAGTCACAGTGCAGTGCCGGCCCCAGAATGGCCAAGATCATCATCTCCATGGAGTCGGCCATCCAGCACAGGCCAGTGATGAGGGACAACTTAACCTTAGGAACAGATCAGCTTTAGTCTACACATATATGTTTATCATCTAGCCATATATATCTAGCTATATCTACCTAGCTTTATATGCATTTACAAAAATATCTAGCTATATCTACCTAgctttatatacatttacatatcTTCCTCTTTAACCAATAGCACTTTAATTACTTTTGATGAAATACCACCTCAACATCATTATACAgtttacaataaaaaaaactttGAAAAAATCACCATATTATATGTTAGTGGACAAAATGCTTACCTGGAATTTTCCAAAGCCAAGGGTATTAACAGCCTGGTCAACTGTGAAGgtgtctgaagaaaaaaaaaaaaaaaaacacttaagaaAAAGTCACGGGCATCTTCATGGATACTTTCATGAAATATTCGTATTTCCGGTTGAATTCACAACATTCCTTTGTATATTTGCGTTCACAGAAGTTTGAAGTATTTATATTTGCCTTTGAATACTTCATTTTTTATTCGTTCCATCCCTGTGATGAGCAAATAAGGATATGATTACTTTGGTGGTGTGTGGCGTGGTTCTCATAAAAGATTTTGAAGAAATAAAAGGtgaaagatacagagaaagaagggCATCCAAACCCACCGTCAGGCACGACTCCCGGCATAGCAGCAGACATCTCAATGTGGGCGCCCGGGTCCAGGGAGTCAGGCGGGAAGGGGGGGCTTGCATGGGAGGCTGATTCCCCATCCCCTCTGCCCTCAAAGTTCTCATACTCATCCTTGTGCCGACTAACACTCATTCTCAGTcactggaaaaaaaagagacattaaGATATCCCTTATAAATGTGCCCTTGGTACAAATATATTTTCACCTGTTTTTTTAATCATTTATCATTTTACACAATCTGACTGTTGTTTGTAAATGCTTACTTCCTCACCCCAAAACCTCAAGGGAATAAAATGGACCAAGACGAATGGATGAGGGAGTTGATTCACAGATTTACCAAGAATTGTACTTTACTGTGCAGCAACCAAAGTACTTCAACCAACCTTCTTATCATCTGACCTAGTAAAAACGAACCTTGTCCTCTAAAACGTTAATAAGTCTACCTGATGATATTTTGTGGGTAGCCTGCCTACATTAAACATCGAAGttaggaagaaataagagaagagaagggtgaaagatgtctagatatgcaaaaaataataCTTCAAAATGTATCAGAAATAGGGTTTATGAAATCTAAAGCCGTAGGAATTATACGGATGAGAACGCAATTGGTCTGTGACAGCTAGGTCGCCACAATCTCCTTTGGCTCATTACTTACTGTACCGATGAAATTTCCACCACACTTGAACAGACAACCATTTCAGGGACGCATACTTATGGTTGTTGGTAAAATGTTGATGTTCAAGGTGAGGACAGCCCATAGCCGTCCCCCTTACATGCAGCAGCTCAATGCCCACCTTATCTAGCGTGGGAAATCTGGTGTTTCTGTGGGCGTGCGTGCCGTGGCAAGGTCCGTGCTGGAATCTAACAGGCGTACAGGTCGCCGTGACAATAGGGCTTACCTGAAAATTAGCCAGAGTACGGTGAGATATGGAATAGTGACAGTGCTTGTGTTAATGTCCAGCTAGTGTTGTCgaccagcttcttcttcttcttcttgtgactttTCGCTTTTGGATCACTCCGCCTTTACGCTTTTTATTTTACTGTCTTATTTACACACTTCTTTTTCGATTGCGTCTCTTCACTTATCTATTTTATCGACCTTTCGCTTATTTCGTTCCGTTCCATTCTGTTGAGATCTTGACGGTGATCTTAATGCTACAGCCGATACGTTTGGGAAAGCAATATCCAGTATAGAATGTACTCATGACTACACCTTGCATGCCTCGGTCTCTCTAATAAATCTTCCACTGCAGTAATCATCTTTTCAGTCATCTCCCAAACCATGGAGGTGGGAAGGATGGAGATCGTGCGGCTTGGATCGAGTCATCAAATTGGCAGTCAGCCATATCACGGTAGGGGAAAGAATCTGTTCTCAGCTAGCACAAATGACACCTGTTCAATATTTTAAGAGGGTATACCAACCCGTGGAGGTAGGATATGGTGTAGGGTAcgtgttgtagaagtagtagtagtaacaaaaatcTTCTAAGATCTTTGATAGTAgtattttttatagtagtagtagtagtagtagtacgtagtagtagtagtagtagtagtagtttccacAACAAATGAGAACTCAAAATACGCAATGAACTagaattaattattattattttttttttaaattgatgGACTACATACCATCTTTAGGCAGCAAAGTACAGCATGCATttttataacgtaaatttgcacgTTGATATAGTAGTATCCAGCCTACCATTATAATAGTCTGTCAAAAACTTTGGCCGTGACCTTTCCGCCGCCTGAACGGTGTCGGATTGTTTACAAACACCGCCGCGCCACGCCGAGCATGTTGAGCCTTGCAAGCTAGAGTAAGTATGCTTCAGCGTGGAGAAATTGGTCACCTTGGGTGCCTGGGAGCCAGTCTAAGGAAGGCCCCGTCCCCACCTACCCTGTCAAACCCCTCGAGTATTCTTAAAAACTCAATCACGTTCCCctggccctcctctcctccagtgTGGCCGAGAGTCCGTGTGGGCCAGGGACTCCAGACTTACACCCAATTAGCTCCAGTGGTTGACACTGTTTGTAAGTAAACagtaggaaatagaaaaataggtGAAGGTGAATATAAATGCCATAATTAAAAGCAGACTGTCCTGAAAAGTGTTAGAATGAAGAAATCTAATAGTTAGGTCATTCTGCACAGGAAATTAAATCATAAAATCCCAGCAATAGTGTTCCTAGCTGATGGCAATGCCCTCTGCAGCACTTACTGTCAAACTGGACTCACTTTGGGACTCAGAGTGGTCTAAGCATGTGTGCTTTGTTCTATTTGCCAGAAGATGAGCCACCTCACAGAGCATCATATCCAGTCAAATTTTCACTGTACCAAATGACAGAATATGAACTACATTGTGGTCACATTTATCACAGAATTTTTAATTAATACATGTCATAATTTGTATTTTTGGTTTGCAATAGTTTACataattcatttttttgtttgaaATTATGAGGCTCACTTAAGGAACATCATGTCTTCTCTTCTGCAGCCTGAAGCATAACACATTAACctgcaaggaggaagaagatggaagtgatCTCTCCTGAGGGTCTAAGACAGGATGGCCGCACTGCTACCTGCCTCAGGGACATCAGCTGTCGTCTTGGCCTGTATGACAGACCCAATGGTAGTGCCTACATCGAGATGGGCAACACCAAAGTCCTTGCTGCAGTGTATGGCCCCCGAGAGGTACTGTCCAACGTTGAATCAGTGATTAGACTTTGTAGTGCTGGAAGTATTGCCGGAAAAGTGGTTCTGGGAGCATGTGGTCAGAAGAGAtctgcttttttttaatatttgattCCTTCCTTGGTTGCTTGCTGGTTCAGTGTAGCTAATTTGACAGGGTGGAAGTTTATCATTTACCCCAATGAGTGCTGCACTTTTGTCAAGCTATCCATTTTCTTGTGCCCTTTTCAAAACTGGACTTTCCTACCTCTGTTGTGATCACCAGGTGACTGACTCAAGAGATGGTGAGAAGGGACCCAGGGGGCTCAATGGCCGTGACTTCCAGCTTATGGGTTCAAACAGCAACTTTGATTTCAATTTTAATTTTCTTGATATTCTTGTTGTCCTTCAGGTCTTTAATGTTACCTTTGTTTTTCCTATTCACTGATATTTCTTTTCCCTGGAAGATTTAGGCAGTGCCATCAGTGTaccatgcatgcatgcatgtaaGGCCAGCTTTAAGCAAATTGGACCAATTTCACTCTTGGGCCCTGCACCAGGGTTTTTGACTTGTctttaaatataaaataaaataaccatTAATATTGCTAATAAGCCATTTCAATCACTAAAACAAGTGGTTTTATAACTATACTTTTCAAATATGACCTAcacatttttgtttgtttacttgtagTCTTACATGTATGAAAAGTTATATTAAAATGTATCTTAGATCTGTTTGGTCCATTAATTCACATGCACTCTTTAagtgcacatttttttttcttttcattctgctTTAGAGATATAAAGTCTATACGATAGAATTAACATATCTATGATTCTACAGACCTTGGCTGTGAGCCAGGGAGCCCCACCAAATTTTTTTCCATTTGGGTCCTGCAGCTATTGAGTCCTTCCCTGCTTGCATGTTTAGATGTATTATAAGATAGCAGTATTCATTATGATTTCTTTGACCCAACAAATTCAGAAATATATCACCATAAAATTCCTTGAACATTGCAGGTGCGATCCATAAGTAAGCAAAACCTGGATGAATGTGTTATTCAATGTGAGATGAGCCGCATCGCTGCTTGTCAGGGTGAGCGTGTGAGACGGCCACGAGACCAGCGCACCCGAGCACTCAGTCTACAGATTGCTGGAATTTTCCATGCTGCTATAAGGAAAACCAAGTACCCAGGCTCACAGATTGACATATATGTACAGGTGTGTATTCATAAGCATTGTGCTTAGGGTACTTGTGCAGATTGATAAGAAGCTTCATTGTATATATGACTGGCTTGGACTATTCTTTCACCACTTTGCCCTTGCACATGGTATAAATTTTGAGTCTTTTCCTCACTTCATTATTTAGTCACTGTTGACTGCTTTTTTCATGCATATTCATCTATGCCACGATTTTTTTGTAACTATTTACAC contains the following coding sequences:
- the LOC127004615 gene encoding synaptic vesicle 2-related protein-like, which encodes MSVSRHKDEYENFEGRGDGESASHASPPFPPDSLDPGAHIEMSAAMPGVVPDDTFTVDQAVNTLGFGKFQVKLSLITGLCWMADSMEMMILAILGPALHCDWHLSEWRQAFLTTAVFIGMMLSSAFWGHLSDKYGRKRSLRLSAIMLAYWGLLSAFAPTYSWIVLLRGLVGFAIGCVPQSVTLYAEFLPTHQRGKCVVLLDCFWAMGACAEVILALWVMPDLGWNGLLALSIIPLVLFIIVCEWLPESARFDATSGDSEKALATLKKIAEENGKPMLLGRLIVDDVAQMNRGRIKDLLVQDLKWTTLLLWFIWASCAFCYYGVVLMTTELFEAPEGSLCSLSGTDESYTCTANCRPLSSQDYLDLLWTTLAEFPGIFFTILVIERLGRKTTIALEFVVFVVSIIFLFICTSSRGWLTFILFVARGIISGVFQAAYVYTPEVYPTSLRAVGVGTCSGMARFGAMLTPVVAQVLTRTSIHLATATYGIVAILAIAAALMLPIETRGRAMN
- the LOC127004617 gene encoding uncharacterized protein LOC127004617 translates to MEVISPEGLRQDGRTATCLRDISCRLGLYDRPNGSAYIEMGNTKVLAAVYGPREVRSISKQNLDECVIQCEMSRIAACQGERVRRPRDQRTRALSLQIAGIFHAAIRKTKYPGSQIDIYVQVLQADGGVTSACINASTLALVHAGVELVDYVVSCTASINKLTPMLDVTQQESVSGCEVTVSILPNKGSVVSLDSAHTLHLDQLEEVIDLAIVGCQHVYKAMSQEVETYLQDKHAIMSHR